From Paenibacillus polymyxa, the proteins below share one genomic window:
- a CDS encoding terminase large subunit domain-containing protein gives MAFKNYSKKSRNKNDGNSDNFENSISYDPIKRESIDYENWETYIAYYRHHIDEFAVNVLGLKLYPFQRLILRAMARYQYSMLICCRGIGKSWLSAVFFICAAILYPGIKLGIASGKGQQARNVIIQKIKGELAKHEDIAREINFPIKTGSDDCVVNFKNGSEIRAIVLGNGQSGDSARSWRFHYLLCDEARIIPDDIIETILIPMTKTKRPIAITHSEYEKGKVIFISSAYLKTSSLYKRFMHHYKKMVSGDPNYFVCTLPYQVGVDAGIFDEDDILSELEKPTMNKEKFDYEYRGVFVGSSGESYYPYELTQEVRTLEKCELEQPKKSKSEYIIVHDVATSTALDADQAVTTVIKLKPKVNGTFTKEVVYMKANKGLTLQKQRDFLRYLVHIRFPNTIKLVIDSRGNGENLPHLFYETWEYVDEKNGQRFEFPPLIKDDDQDAFTLKNSNPLIRAVTATNQYNNIMYPYMKSCFEDGTLRLLVPSEQMDILFKTDAMTAEEFAVYIETDLLLQELSNIKQMESNAKNIIYERIVNTTKRDRVTSLGYGLHFIYEMEMDNKLRANQNDEFNYLDYLYISQ, from the coding sequence ATGGCATTCAAAAATTATAGTAAGAAAAGTAGAAATAAAAATGATGGAAATTCAGATAACTTTGAGAACTCAATAAGTTATGATCCAATAAAGAGAGAATCTATTGATTATGAGAATTGGGAAACATACATAGCATATTATCGACATCATATAGATGAGTTTGCTGTAAACGTATTAGGACTAAAGCTATATCCGTTTCAAAGGTTAATACTTAGAGCAATGGCTAGATATCAATACTCTATGCTGATTTGTTGTCGCGGTATCGGTAAAAGTTGGTTAAGTGCTGTATTTTTTATATGTGCTGCCATTCTGTATCCGGGTATTAAACTAGGGATAGCTTCAGGCAAAGGACAGCAAGCTAGAAATGTAATTATTCAAAAAATCAAAGGTGAACTAGCAAAACACGAAGATATTGCAAGAGAAATAAACTTCCCGATTAAAACAGGTTCTGACGACTGCGTTGTTAATTTTAAAAATGGCAGTGAAATTCGAGCCATTGTTTTGGGTAATGGACAAAGCGGTGATTCTGCTCGTTCATGGCGTTTTCATTATTTGCTTTGTGATGAAGCTAGAATTATCCCCGATGATATTATAGAAACAATTTTGATCCCGATGACTAAAACTAAACGACCTATCGCTATCACTCACAGTGAATATGAAAAAGGTAAAGTTATCTTTATTTCATCTGCATATTTAAAAACGTCCAGTCTATACAAAAGATTTATGCATCATTATAAAAAAATGGTCAGTGGAGATCCAAACTATTTTGTATGTACTCTCCCCTATCAGGTTGGTGTAGATGCAGGAATATTCGATGAAGATGATATTCTTAGCGAACTAGAAAAACCAACGATGAATAAAGAAAAATTTGATTATGAATACAGGGGAGTTTTTGTTGGCTCAAGTGGCGAAAGTTATTATCCTTATGAATTAACACAAGAAGTTAGAACTTTAGAAAAATGTGAACTTGAACAACCGAAAAAATCAAAAAGTGAGTATATCATCGTCCATGACGTAGCAACAAGCACAGCATTAGATGCGGATCAGGCTGTTACAACAGTAATTAAACTAAAGCCAAAAGTAAATGGAACATTTACCAAAGAAGTTGTATATATGAAAGCTAATAAGGGTCTGACACTGCAAAAGCAAAGAGATTTTTTAAGGTATTTAGTACATATTAGATTCCCAAACACTATTAAGCTGGTGATTGACTCTAGAGGTAACGGTGAAAACCTGCCTCATTTGTTTTATGAAACTTGGGAATATGTAGATGAAAAAAATGGACAAAGATTTGAGTTTCCCCCACTCATTAAAGATGACGATCAAGACGCTTTTACACTTAAGAACTCAAATCCTCTCATAAGAGCTGTTACAGCTACAAATCAATACAATAATATTATGTACCCATATATGAAGAGTTGCTTTGAAGATGGTACGTTGAGACTATTGGTTCCGTCAGAACAAATGGACATTTTGTTTAAAACCGATGCAATGACTGCTGAAGAATTTGCTGTATATATTGAAACAGATCTATTACTACAGGAATTGAGTAATATTAAACAAATGGAAAGTAACGCTAAGAATATTATTTATGAAAGAATCGTAAATACCACGAAAAGGGATAGAGTTACAAGCTTAGGATATGGACTTCACTTTATTTATGAAATGGAAATGGATAATAAACTTAGAGCAAACCAAAATGACGAGTTTAATTATTTAGATTACCTATACATATCGCAATAA
- a CDS encoding coiled-coil domain-containing protein: protein MIIIKNKDKKATLFVENYEIEPLNDSRFSRLRMWISHDGVNNNKSNIDFDVLKNAESSVVNIPILAHIEGDDFGEHEMEYNEDEDKITYIEKPIGVISAVNNNYHYEEIDGRNYAVVDGYIWNVYAQDEMKIINNQEETKLSIEIVIDESEYNKETKILNIKSFRYTGVTLLGNKYGTGMINAHAKIEHFSLDDDFTKKMKELNSFLHHFNDVNKQTKDSKEDNVQLQKNKKEIAALFKLTTNQLYEEIDNALSKQKYIGTNWYGESVERCSYYLSDFDENYIYLCDVQDGYRHKKASYSMQGDNVVIDFDTLTRIKYSPVDWVDGDEADDAINTFKSTIDSISSEATEAINKEKNEKETLVAEFTEKIAGKDEAILSLNQTLTEIQEKFTEVESQITNKDEKIIELQEEIIKFKEAEDVERIDELFNSYPTLLTEDEKAKFTEKRSSFATFSEFEKEVKSYVCDRIIETTKSKNFNFISMGLPDDGEQNKETPKTVWDRLSQQNN, encoded by the coding sequence GTGATAATTATAAAAAATAAGGATAAAAAAGCTACTCTTTTCGTCGAGAATTATGAAATCGAACCTCTTAACGATTCTAGATTTTCAAGACTTAGAATGTGGATATCTCATGATGGTGTAAACAACAATAAAAGTAACATCGATTTCGATGTTCTTAAAAATGCTGAATCATCTGTCGTTAATATTCCTATTTTGGCCCATATAGAAGGCGATGATTTTGGTGAGCATGAAATGGAATATAATGAAGACGAAGATAAAATTACATATATAGAAAAGCCCATCGGAGTAATTTCTGCCGTTAATAACAACTATCATTATGAAGAAATTGATGGGAGAAATTATGCAGTTGTAGATGGATACATATGGAATGTCTATGCACAAGATGAGATGAAAATCATCAACAACCAAGAAGAAACTAAGCTGTCAATCGAAATTGTAATTGATGAATCTGAGTACAACAAAGAGACAAAAATATTGAATATTAAATCATTTAGGTATACTGGCGTTACTTTATTGGGCAATAAATACGGCACTGGTATGATTAATGCTCACGCAAAAATTGAGCATTTTTCTTTGGATGATGATTTTACCAAAAAAATGAAAGAGTTAAATTCATTTCTACATCATTTTAATGATGTTAATAAACAAACAAAGGACAGTAAGGAGGATAATGTTCAATTGCAAAAAAACAAAAAAGAAATTGCAGCTCTTTTCAAATTGACTACTAACCAATTATACGAAGAGATTGACAATGCCCTTAGTAAACAAAAATACATAGGTACTAATTGGTATGGAGAGTCGGTAGAAAGATGCTCTTATTATCTTAGTGACTTTGATGAAAATTATATCTATCTTTGCGATGTCCAAGATGGATATAGGCACAAGAAAGCATCTTACAGTATGCAAGGAGATAATGTTGTAATTGATTTCGACACTCTTACGAGAATTAAATATTCTCCTGTAGATTGGGTAGATGGTGATGAAGCCGATGACGCGATCAACACCTTTAAGTCCACTATCGATTCAATTAGCAGCGAAGCAACAGAAGCCATAAACAAGGAAAAAAACGAAAAAGAAACACTGGTTGCTGAGTTTACCGAAAAAATCGCGGGTAAAGATGAAGCCATTCTTTCTTTGAATCAAACATTGACAGAAATTCAAGAGAAATTTACTGAAGTAGAGTCTCAAATTACAAATAAAGACGAGAAAATCATCGAGCTTCAAGAAGAAATTATAAAATTTAAAGAAGCTGAAGATGTAGAAAGAATCGATGAGCTATTTAATTCTTACCCTACTCTTCTTACCGAAGATGAAAAAGCTAAGTTTACAGAAAAGCGTTCTTCATTTGCTACTTTTTCTGAATTTGAAAAAGAAGTTAAATCTTACGTATGTGATCGTATTATCGAAACTACCAAATCGAAGAACTTTAACTTTATTTCAATGGGACTTCCAGATGATGGCGAACAAAATAAAGAAACACCTAAAACAGTTTGGGATAGACTTTCCCAACAAAACAATTAA
- a CDS encoding Ig-like domain-containing protein, giving the protein MSYKAYKSYLSNCKTTVRDRNIAHTKQVMNSTFSQSPSYYQVSINGDDNQEVWITDDGDIREQKNIVAMNHPLKMGDLVVWKDRTWLCNHVDDMELYHRGVILICYSTLKWLDDQGEIKEAPFSFKSDTSSNFGIQEGRILMMPNERRQITIQKNNETEKIKKNRRFIIDGRAWKTVGINRLIDGLINLTLEEQDLIPADNLELEIADYNGNIADYQLRVLNVKDTVAIEENQTLQLNIELTNNSKVMEVDDQITYSVADETVLRVSPTGLVTPLKKGTSKITISFRNISQTIQVNVTSSTTNNYSAHITGDDFIKYNMTKSFTCSFKDNGVARQDKACFWLTESDGSTPTTLASIIEQDGQACKIKANNKKGRVILHVENSTRLAYATKEIEIKSLL; this is encoded by the coding sequence ATGAGTTACAAGGCATACAAGTCATATCTGTCTAACTGTAAAACAACTGTTAGAGACAGAAATATTGCCCACACAAAGCAAGTTATGAATTCAACTTTCTCGCAATCTCCTAGTTATTATCAAGTGAGTATCAATGGAGACGATAATCAAGAAGTTTGGATTACTGATGATGGAGATATTCGTGAACAAAAGAATATTGTTGCAATGAATCATCCGTTAAAAATGGGTGATTTGGTTGTATGGAAAGATAGGACTTGGCTATGTAATCATGTTGATGATATGGAATTATATCATCGTGGCGTGATTCTAATTTGTTACTCAACTCTTAAATGGTTAGACGATCAAGGAGAAATTAAAGAAGCTCCCTTCTCCTTTAAATCTGATACATCATCTAATTTTGGCATCCAAGAAGGAAGAATCCTGATGATGCCTAATGAAAGACGACAAATAACAATCCAAAAGAATAATGAGACTGAGAAAATAAAGAAAAATAGGCGTTTTATTATTGATGGTCGTGCTTGGAAAACCGTGGGGATCAATCGTCTAATTGATGGATTAATAAATTTGACATTAGAAGAGCAAGATTTAATCCCTGCTGACAATTTAGAACTTGAGATTGCCGATTACAATGGCAACATTGCTGACTACCAACTGAGGGTTTTGAATGTTAAGGACACTGTTGCTATAGAAGAAAATCAGACTCTTCAGTTGAACATTGAACTAACCAATAATTCAAAGGTAATGGAAGTTGATGATCAAATTACATACTCTGTCGCTGATGAAACAGTTTTAAGGGTCTCTCCAACTGGTTTAGTAACCCCTTTAAAAAAAGGAACAAGTAAAATAACCATTTCATTCAGAAATATTTCTCAAACTATTCAAGTTAATGTTACGTCCTCCACTACAAATAATTATTCAGCTCACATCACTGGCGACGACTTTATTAAATATAACATGACTAAATCCTTCACTTGTTCGTTTAAGGATAATGGGGTTGCTCGACAAGACAAAGCTTGTTTTTGGTTAACCGAGTCTGATGGTTCAACACCCACCACTTTAGCCAGTATAATCGAACAAGATGGACAAGCCTGTAAAATTAAAGCCAACAACAAGAAAGGCAGAGTTATTTTGCATGTCGAAAACTCTACCAGATTAGCTTATGCAACAAAAGAAATTGAAATAAAATCATTACTATAA